In the genome of Chloroflexota bacterium, the window ACCAGTTCAGCCGTCGTACCGGCGTAACCTCCACCACCACGGTGTACGTCTTGTCGGTGCGCACATCCCAGTCGTATTTGGTCTTAAACTGGTCGATGACCATGGCCGGCGTCGCATCCAACTCAAGTACCTGCGCCGTGCCCTCCAGGATGACTGGCGCGGAGCCGTCTTCCAGCGCCAGCGACACGCGCGAGTTCTTGCGGATGTTGCGCACCTTGACGCTGTCCGGCGCGGTGCAGAGGTAGATGCGGCCGTCGTGCGCGATGAACCAGATCGGAACCAGGTGCGGC includes:
- a CDS encoding pyridoxamine 5'-phosphate oxidase family protein, translating into MPLTSDEIDKKLREERNIWLTSVRPGGAPHLVPIWFIAHDGRIYLCTAPDSVKVRNIRKNSRVSLALEDGSAPVILEGTAQVLELDATPAMVIDQFKTKYDWDVRTDKTYTVVVEVTPVRRLNW